Proteins co-encoded in one Cytophaga hutchinsonii ATCC 33406 genomic window:
- a CDS encoding carbonic anhydrase family protein, with amino-acid sequence MSQQPLIERVLSAEEQKQLTPDEVIASLKEGNKRFCSGSLTMRDHSKQIRDAVSGQFPKAIVLSCVDSRVPIEDVFDKGIGDMFVARVAGNIVNEDILGSMEFSCKVSGAKLVLVLGHEYCGAIKGAIDNVQLGNLTALLQKIRPAVDRCCDFQGDQTSKNSQFVDLVVRENVKVTVANIRQQSPVLREMEDAGEIKIVGAYYDMDNGEVSFYE; translated from the coding sequence ATGAGTCAGCAACCATTAATCGAACGTGTTCTTTCTGCGGAAGAACAGAAACAGTTAACACCCGATGAAGTAATCGCGAGTTTAAAAGAAGGGAATAAGCGTTTTTGTTCCGGCAGCTTAACCATGCGCGATCACTCCAAACAGATCAGAGATGCAGTAAGCGGTCAGTTCCCGAAAGCTATTGTATTATCATGCGTAGATTCACGTGTACCGATCGAAGATGTATTTGATAAAGGAATCGGCGATATGTTTGTTGCCCGTGTAGCCGGCAATATCGTGAATGAAGATATTCTTGGTTCTATGGAGTTCAGCTGTAAAGTATCCGGTGCAAAATTAGTGCTTGTGCTTGGTCATGAATATTGCGGCGCGATTAAAGGTGCTATTGATAATGTGCAGCTGGGCAATCTTACAGCACTGCTTCAGAAAATACGGCCGGCTGTTGACAGATGCTGCGATTTTCAAGGTGACCAAACATCTAAAAATTCACAGTTTGTTGATCTGGTTGTTCGTGAAAATGTAAAAGTAACGGTTGCAAATATTCGTCAGCAAAGCCCTGTTTTACGGGAGATGGAAGATGCCGGTGAAATAAAAATCGTTGGCGCCTATTACGATATGGATAATGGTGAAGTGTCGTTTTACGAATAA